A stretch of Aedes aegypti strain LVP_AGWG chromosome 2, AaegL5.0 Primary Assembly, whole genome shotgun sequence DNA encodes these proteins:
- the LOC5569521 gene encoding protein aubergine, with product MSDRYSQGRYRARGYTEVGSPHEGRGSPSSRPAYSSRDEGRSREPREHHRESSAGGRERSGNGNGGDRPGGERGERRQRSRRGVGDTLRTRALDAPSKHGTTGQALQLNSNYFKLLKHIEWTLYQYRLDFSPQCASMRLMQGLVNEHKKIFGGFLFDGTQLFMVNKLRSDQLTLQSRHERTGDVYQLRIVHTGSVDMTNEAGIQVLNLILRRAMAGLNLQLVGRNLYDAAAKIAIREYQIELWPGYITSIRQHEQDILVCCEIAHKTMRMQTCYDILRDCQKHDRNYKDSFKRAVLGVVVLTGYNNKTYTIHDVTFETTPESTFDTKAGKTSFIEYYKQKYNIRIRDPHQPMLLSRAKKRDLRAGGSELMALVPELCQMTGLTDQMRSDFRMMRAMADHTRLNPDRRIERLETFNRRLQTSPESMEVFKTWQMELDRRLIDLPGRLLPQEMIFFSTTANGVQAGEQADWTAHFRNNPMFATVRLTRWYLIVPNRASREANDFLGCMIQAARGMRFEISNCEVVTIPDDNPGTYVRTLDNLLNKDPQLVMCVVTNNKADRYTAIKKKCCVDRAIPTQVMVQKTITPKGGNVRTLMSVATKVVIQMNCKLGGVPWKVKIPLNGLMTIGFDVCHDGKDKSKSFGAMVATLDHDNKGTPKFFSTVSQHTHGEEISNYLPINTVKALNEYRKEFGELPKRIIFYRDGVGEGQLHYVYEHEVKSIVEKLNQIYKSAGIDQDVLLTFFIVNKRINTRFFDHRQNPRPGTVVDDVVTLPERTDFYLVSQSVRQGTVSPTAYNVIYDTSGLKIDHLQMLSYKQCHLYYNWSGTTRVPAVCQYAHKLSFLVAQFLHQAPSNLLEKKLYFL from the exons ATGTCTGACCGTTACTCTCAAGGGCGCTACCGTGCGCGTGGTTACACAGAAGTGGGGTCGCCCCACGAAGGCCGTGGAAGTCCTTCT TCTCGCCCAGCCTACAGTTCGCGCGATGAAGGTCGATCGAGGGAACCGAGAGAACACCACCGTGAATCATCGGCAGGTGGCCGTGAACGGTCCGGAAACGGTAATGGAGGAGATCGTCCTGGTGGTGAACGCGGCGAACGACGCCAACGCAGTCGCCGTGGCGTTGGAGATACGCTCCGTACCCGTGCTCTGGATGCTCCATCGAAGCATGGTACCACGGGTCAGGCTCTCCAGCTGAACAGTAACTATTTCAAACTGTTGAAACACATCGAGTGGACTCTGTACCAGTATCGGTTGGACTTCTCCccgcaatgcgccagcatgcgtCTCATGCAGGGATTGGTCAACGAACACAAGAAAATCTTCGGAGGATTCCTGTTTGACGGAACTCAACTGTTCATGGTCAACAAATTGAGAAGCGATCAACTGACATTGCAATCCAGACACGAACGTACTGGAGATGTCTACCAGCTGCGCATTGTCCATACGGGCTCCGTGGATATGACCAACGAAGCCGGTATCCAAGTGCTGAATTTGATTTTGCGTCGCGCTATGGCGGGTTTGAATCTTCAGCTGGTCGGTCGTAACTTGTACGACGCGGCTGCCAAGATCGCCATTCGTGAGTATCAAATCGAACTCTGGCCAGGTTACATTACCAGTATTCGTCAACATGAACAGGACATTCTGGTGTGTTGCGAAATTGCACATAAAACTATGCGTATGCAGACATGCTACGACATCTTGCGCGATTGTCAGAAGCACGATCGTAACTACAAGGATTCGTTCAAACGTGCCGTACTTGGTGTCGTTGTACTGACCGGTTACAACAATAAAACCTATACCATTCACGACGTCACGTTTGAAACCACTCCGGAGAGTACGTTCGATACCAAGGCCGGTAAAACGTCCTTCATTGAGTATTACAAACAGAAGTACAACATTCGCATTCGTGATCCACATCAGCCTATGTTGCTGTCGCGAGCCAAGAAACGCGATCTGCGCGCTGGAGGCAGCGAACTCATGGCCCTTGTTCCAGAACTGTGCCAGATGACGGGTTTGACCGATCAAATGAGATCTGATTTCAG AATGATGCGTGCCATGGCCGATCACACTCGTCTCAACCCGGATCGACGTATTGAACGATTGGAGACGTTCAACCGTCGGTTGCAAACGTCGCCAGAGAGTATGGAAGTCTTCAAGACCTGGCAGATGGAGCTTGACCGACGTCTAATCGATCTTCCTGGACGATTGTTACCACAGGAAATGATCTTCTTCTCGACCACAGCCAA TGGCGTACAGGCTGGAGAACAGGCAGATTGGACGGCCCATTTCCGTAACAATCCCATGTTCGCTACGGTGCGGTTGACGCGATGGTATTTGATCGTACCGAACCGGGCTTCACGTGAGGCCAACGATTTCCTGGGCTGCATGATTCAAGCCGCACGCGGTATGCGATTTGAGATTAGTAACTGTGAGGTGGTCACCATTCCGGACGACAACCCAGGTACCTATGTGCGAACATTGGACAATCTGCTGAATAAGGACCCGCAGTTGGTGATGTGCGTCGTGACCAACAATAAGGCCGATCGGTACACCGCCATCAAGAAGAAATGTTGCGTTGATCGTGCCATCCCAACGCaagtcatggtacaaaaaacgATCACACCAAAGGGTGGTAATGTACGAACACTCatgtccgtggctacaaaggtTGTCATCCAAATGAACTGCAAACTGGGCGGTGTTCCATGGAAGGTCAAGATCCCACTCAACGGTTTGATGACCATTGGGTTCGACGTTTGCCATGATGGAAAGGACAAGTCCAAATCTTTCGGAGCCATGGTTGCCACGTTAGATCACGATAACAAGGGTACTCCGAAATTCTTCTCGACTGTGAGTCAGCACACGCATGGTGAAGAAATTTCCAATTATCTGCCCATCAATACGGTCAAGGCATTGAACGAATATCGTAAGGAATTCGGAGAGCTGCCCAAACGTATCATCTTCTACCGAGACGGTGTCGGCGAGGGTCAACTTCACTACGTGTACGAGCATGAAGTTAAATCCATCGTTGAGAAGCTGAACCAGATCTACAAATCCGCTGGAATCGATCAGGATGTGTTGCTCACCTTCTTCATTGTGAACAAACGAATCAACACACGCTTCTTCGATCATCGTCAGAATCCCAGACCCGGAACAGTGGTCGATGATGTCGTCACCCTACCAGAAAG AACTGATTTCTACCTTGTGTCGCAATCGGTCCGTCAAGGTACGGTTTCGCCTACGGCGTACAACGTTATCTACGATACATCAGGCCTGAAGATCGATCACCTGCAGATGCTGTCGTACAAGCAGTGCCACTTGTACTACAACTGGTCCGGAACGACTCGTGTCCCCGCGGTATGCCAGTATGCACACAAGCTGTCCTTCCTGGTGGCGCAGTTCCTTCACCAGGCACCGAGCAATCTGCTTGAAAAGAAGCTGTACTTCTTGTAA
- the LOC5569520 gene encoding malate dehydrogenase, cytoplasmic isoform X1, translating into MSEPIRVVVTGAAGQIAYSLLYMIAKGDVFGPNQRLILHLLDIPPMMGVLEGVVMELADCALPLLAGVVPTTDPAVAFKDVVSAFLVGAMPRKQGMERKDLLSANVKIFKVQGEALNNYARKDVKVLVVGNPANTNALVCSHYAPSIPKENFTAMTRLDQNRAQAQIAARLGVGIAHVKNVIIWGNHSSTQYPDAKNATVELAGAQKSVVEAIANNDYLNGEFVETVQKRGASVIAARKMSSAMSAAKAASDHMRDWFAGTKDGEYVSMGVVSDGSYGTPKDIVFSFPVQIQNGQWKIVQGLSVDDFARGKLDATAKELLEEKEEAMSVCASD; encoded by the exons TCTGAGCCAATCCGCGTCGTAGTGACTGGTGCTGCCGGTCAGATTGCCTACTCGCTACTGTACATGATTGCCAAGGGAGATGTGTTCGGACCGAACCAGCGATTGATTCTGCATTTGTTGGACATTCCGCCGATGATGGGCGTTCTCGAGGGAGTCGTCATGGAACTGGCCGATTGTGCGCTGCCATTGTTGGCCGGTGTTGTGCCCACCACAGATCCCGCCGTGGCCTTCAAAGACGTCGTGTCGGCATTCCTGGTCGGAGCGATGCCCCGTAAGCAGGGCATGGAACGGAAGGATCTGCTGTCGGCCAACGTCAAGATCTTCAAGGTTCAGGGTGAAGCGCTGAACAACTATGCCCGTAAG GACGTCAAGGTGCTGGTCGTCGGAAACCCGGCCAATACCAACGCCTTGGTATGCTCGCACTACGCCCCATCGATCCCGAAGGAGAACTTCACGGCCATGACCCGGCTGGATCAGAACCGAGCCCAGGCTCAGATTGCCGCTCGCCTCGGAGTAGGTATCGCTCACGTTAAGAACGTCATCATCTGGGGCAACCATTCGTCGACACAGTACCCGGATGCGAAGAACGCAACCGTTGAGCTTGCTGGGGCCCAGAAAAGTGTGGTGGAAGCCATCGCCAACAATGACTACCTGAATGGCGAATTCGTCGAAACTGTACAGAAACGTGGGGCATCCGTTATTGCTGCACGTAAGATGTCTTCCGCTATGTCGGCCGCCAAGGCTGCCAGTGACCATATGCGTGACTGGTTTGCCGGTACCAAGGATGGCGAGTACGTCTCGATGGGTGTCGTATCCGATGGCAGCTATGGTACTCCAAAGGACATTGTATTCTCGTTCCCAGTGCAGATTCAAAACGGCCAGTGGAAGATTGTTCAGGGCTTGTCCGTTGATGACTTTGCACGTGGTAAGTTGGATGCGACCGCCAAGGAACTCCTCgaggaaaaagaagaagccaTGTCCGTTTGTGCCTCGGATTGA